Proteins encoded within one genomic window of Bacteroidales bacterium:
- a CDS encoding Lrp/AsnC ligand binding domain-containing protein, producing the protein MDETHHIDDLDRKILSLITKNARIPYLEVARECKVSGAAIHQRIQRLSKLGVITGSEFSISPKKIGFNTCAYVGIFLDSASLYPQVVEQLKDIPEITQCHYITGGYSIFIKIYTRNNEDLKLLLVDKVQAIKGISRTETFISLEESFNRQLPLG; encoded by the coding sequence ATGGATGAGACGCATCATATTGACGACCTTGATCGCAAGATCCTCTCCCTGATTACTAAAAATGCCCGCATTCCTTACCTGGAGGTTGCCAGAGAGTGCAAGGTTTCGGGTGCTGCCATTCATCAACGAATCCAGCGCCTTTCTAAACTGGGTGTGATTACCGGATCAGAATTTAGTATCAGCCCGAAAAAGATTGGCTTTAATACCTGCGCCTATGTGGGTATTTTCCTGGACAGTGCCAGCCTGTATCCCCAGGTGGTGGAGCAGCTGAAAGATATTCCCGAAATCACTCAATGCCACTATATTACAGGCGGGTACTCTATCTTTATTAAAATATACACCAGGAACAACGAAGACCTGAAACTTCTTCTGGTCGATAAAGTACAGGCTATCAAGGGTATATCAAGAACTGAAACCTTCATTTCCCTGGAGGAGAGTTTCAACCGGCAGCTCCCCCTGGGATAG
- a CDS encoding mechanosensitive ion channel — MMIERWITWYIELLSGTGLSEGMQVIIENATVILLTIILAILADFIVKRMIISSITRLAKRSKNDWDDVFVKRRVFNRFAHLAPALIVYYALQYIFEAEKLVNFLGNITQAYMVLVVLLVIDSLLNAIHEIYQKLPISKGRNIKGYMQVVKIVFYFAAVILIISIFSGKAPNSLLTGLGAMAAVLILVFKDTILGFVASIQLSANQMVNVGDWISMPKYNADGDVIDISLNTVKVQNWDKTIATIPTYALVSESFNNWKGMEKSGGRRIKRSVNIDMSSVTFLNAEQIEKLGNFHLLKDYISSKQKEIAEYNKSLKLEEGVVTNGRKMTNLGTFRKYLEEYLLQHPKIHKDMTFLVRHLQPTDKGLPLEIYVFSRDQAWAKYEALQADIFDHILAILPEFDLRIFQNPTGQDFHKLTE; from the coding sequence ATGATGATTGAAAGATGGATTACCTGGTATATTGAGCTGCTATCCGGAACCGGACTGTCGGAGGGCATGCAGGTTATTATTGAAAATGCCACCGTTATTCTGCTTACAATCATCCTGGCAATCCTGGCCGATTTTATCGTAAAAAGGATGATCATCAGTTCCATCACCAGACTGGCAAAACGGTCGAAGAACGACTGGGACGATGTTTTTGTGAAACGGAGGGTATTTAACCGTTTTGCTCATCTGGCACCGGCCCTGATTGTTTACTATGCGCTTCAGTATATTTTTGAGGCTGAGAAACTGGTCAACTTCCTGGGTAACATCACCCAGGCTTACATGGTACTGGTGGTCCTGCTGGTCATTGATTCTTTACTTAATGCCATCCATGAAATCTACCAGAAACTGCCCATTTCAAAGGGAAGGAACATTAAGGGCTACATGCAGGTGGTGAAGATTGTATTCTATTTCGCCGCAGTGATCCTGATTATTTCCATTTTCAGCGGGAAGGCTCCCAATTCCCTGTTAACGGGTTTGGGTGCGATGGCCGCTGTTTTGATACTGGTCTTTAAGGATACCATCCTGGGATTTGTGGCCAGCATACAGCTTTCGGCCAATCAGATGGTCAATGTGGGCGACTGGATCTCCATGCCCAAATACAATGCCGACGGGGATGTGATCGACATCAGCCTCAATACGGTGAAAGTGCAGAACTGGGATAAGACCATTGCCACTATTCCCACCTATGCCCTGGTTTCCGAATCCTTCAATAACTGGAAGGGGATGGAGAAAAGTGGTGGCCGAAGGATCAAACGCTCCGTAAACATCGATATGAGCAGTGTCACCTTCCTGAATGCTGAACAAATTGAAAAACTTGGCAATTTCCACCTGCTAAAGGATTATATCAGCAGCAAGCAAAAGGAGATTGCCGAATACAACAAATCCCTCAAGCTGGAGGAGGGGGTAGTGACCAACGGACGGAAAATGACCAATCTGGGTACCTTCCGGAAATATCTGGAGGAATACCTGTTGCAGCATCCGAAGATCCATAAGGATATGACCTTCCTGGTCAGGCACCTTCAGCCCACCGACAAAGGTTTGCCACTGGAGATTTATGTCTTCTCCAGGGACCAGGCCTGGGCGAAGTATGAGGCGCTCCAGGCAGATATCTTTGACCATATCCTGGCCATCTTGCCGGAATTTGACCTGCGTATATTCCAGAATCCTACCGGTCAGGATTTTCATAAACTCACCGAATAA
- the rlmB gene encoding 23S rRNA (guanosine(2251)-2'-O)-methyltransferase RlmB, producing MVKNNNYIFGIHAVLEAVQAGKDLDKVLVRRGAGSDLLKKLLAVLSRMEIPVHQVPVEKLNRITGKNHQGVIAYLSEISYADITSLLPSIFEKGEDPLILLLDGISDVRNFGAIARSAECAGVHALVIPASGSAAVNADAIKTSAGALHRIPVCRHRDLLTVMRFLADSGLRLFAATEKASDSIYDSDMTGPAGIVLGSEDSGISAPLLKVAASWISIPMKGSISSLNVSVAAGVILFETLRQRSK from the coding sequence AAAAACAACAACTATATTTTCGGCATACATGCGGTTCTGGAAGCTGTCCAGGCTGGAAAGGATCTGGATAAGGTGCTTGTAAGAAGAGGAGCAGGATCGGATCTTCTGAAAAAACTGCTGGCAGTTCTGAGCAGGATGGAGATTCCTGTTCATCAGGTCCCGGTGGAAAAACTGAACAGGATTACCGGGAAGAACCACCAGGGAGTAATCGCTTACCTTTCGGAGATATCCTACGCGGATATTACCAGCCTGCTTCCGTCCATTTTTGAAAAAGGGGAGGACCCCCTGATCCTCCTGCTCGACGGGATATCAGATGTTCGCAATTTCGGCGCGATAGCGCGCAGTGCGGAATGTGCCGGTGTTCATGCCCTGGTTATTCCTGCCTCGGGAAGCGCGGCTGTAAATGCCGATGCCATCAAAACTTCGGCAGGAGCGCTGCACCGGATCCCGGTATGCCGGCACCGCGATCTGCTGACAGTAATGAGGTTCCTGGCAGATAGCGGACTGCGACTGTTTGCCGCCACGGAAAAAGCCAGCGATTCCATTTATGACAGCGATATGACCGGTCCGGCCGGAATCGTTCTGGGAAGTGAAGATTCGGGAATCTCCGCCCCCTTGCTTAAGGTGGCCGCTTCCTGGATCTCCATCCCGATGAAAGGCTCTATCTCTTCGCTGAACGTGTCTGTGGCTGCAGGCGTGATCCTGTTTGAGACACTCCGGCAAAGGAGCAAATAA